A DNA window from Bradyrhizobium barranii subsp. barranii contains the following coding sequences:
- a CDS encoding dihydrodipicolinate synthase family protein, with amino-acid sequence MTEAIRGFWVASATPLATDGSVDSAKLAAHARQLFGKGVDGVVLFGTTGEGTSFNVNERVATIEAVLKAGVAPERIGIGGGFPAITDSIALTRTVLGLGLRHVLYLPPYFDRGVTPEGIEDAFAAIIDGVADDRLRASLYHIPQVSGVAIPTGVAANLRKRYGKVVAGLKDSSGDFKQFQAFRAASPDLAITVGNEADITRAIAAGGAGTICGMANVVPELVKGMVDGKDVEARMQAATDVVLNTPSFLATLKAILAAQTGDAGWLRVRPPFRASSDGVALKRKIDELIAPAIA; translated from the coding sequence ATGACGGAGGCAATTCGCGGGTTCTGGGTGGCGTCGGCGACGCCGCTGGCGACTGATGGCAGCGTGGACTCCGCCAAGCTCGCCGCTCACGCCAGGCAGCTCTTCGGCAAGGGCGTCGACGGCGTCGTGCTGTTCGGCACCACCGGCGAGGGCACCTCCTTCAATGTCAACGAGCGTGTCGCGACCATCGAGGCCGTGCTCAAGGCCGGCGTCGCGCCCGAGCGGATCGGCATCGGCGGCGGCTTTCCCGCCATCACCGACAGCATCGCGCTGACGCGCACCGTGCTCGGCCTCGGCCTGCGCCACGTGCTGTATCTGCCGCCCTATTTCGACCGTGGTGTCACGCCCGAAGGCATCGAAGATGCTTTTGCTGCGATCATCGACGGCGTCGCCGACGATCGCCTGCGCGCCTCGCTCTATCACATCCCGCAGGTCTCCGGCGTTGCGATCCCGACCGGTGTCGCGGCAAACTTGCGCAAGCGTTACGGCAAGGTGGTTGCGGGCCTGAAGGACTCCAGCGGCGACTTCAAGCAGTTCCAGGCGTTCCGTGCAGCTAGCCCTGATCTCGCCATCACCGTCGGCAACGAAGCCGACATCACCCGCGCGATCGCCGCCGGCGGCGCCGGCACCATCTGCGGCATGGCCAACGTCGTGCCCGAGCTGGTCAAGGGCATGGTTGACGGCAAGGACGTCGAGGCGCGCATGCAAGCCGCGACCGATGTCGTGCTGAACACGCCGTCGTTCCTTGCGACGCTGAAGGCAATCCTCGCCGCACAGACGGGCGACGCGGGCTGGCTCCGCGTGCGCCCGCCATTCCGTGCCTCGTCCGATGGCGTAGCGCTCAAGCGAAAGATTGACGAGCTGATTGCTCCTGCCATCGCGTGA
- a CDS encoding PepSY-associated TM helix domain-containing protein: MSRVGHHIKAALHQIHSIAGLVLALLLALIALTGAIMSFEDEIGDYLNSGIMQVAPRQAPALMPDELVARLKAGQDLGKVSAVTLSSDPAAAVRVRFARDEQGARPTSLYVDPYDARVLGAPRGEEFFATVRRLHRWLLIPGDAKGWGRQITGIAALGLIVMLISGLVLRWPRRAGSVKMWLKPNLDLSGRGLHRSLHAVIGTWVLPVYLVMTLTGLWYSFDWYKDGVVWLLSRPDVTAAKLQPKMSAKAPRAAGQAEPAQPVGFDRAWTTLQHEEGKHFSKALLTLPAGPGTVIRIRSWPKDSTLDTTRDEFRVDAVTGQVISAERYADKTVGEKIIANVLDIHRGAFLGWPGKLAFMIAAALMPLFSVTGILLYLSRRRLRRPAQPPLGRLVPGE; the protein is encoded by the coding sequence ATGAGTAGGGTGGGGCATCACATCAAGGCCGCTCTGCACCAGATTCACTCGATCGCGGGCCTCGTGCTTGCGCTGCTGCTGGCCTTGATCGCGCTGACCGGCGCGATCATGAGCTTTGAGGACGAGATCGGCGACTATCTGAATAGCGGTATCATGCAGGTCGCGCCGCGCCAGGCGCCGGCGCTGATGCCGGACGAACTGGTGGCCCGGCTGAAGGCGGGGCAGGACCTCGGCAAGGTCTCGGCCGTCACGCTGTCGAGCGATCCGGCCGCGGCGGTGCGTGTCCGCTTCGCGCGTGACGAGCAGGGCGCGCGGCCGACATCGCTCTATGTCGATCCCTACGACGCGCGCGTGCTGGGTGCGCCGCGTGGCGAGGAGTTCTTCGCGACTGTGCGCAGGCTGCATCGCTGGCTGTTGATCCCCGGCGATGCCAAGGGGTGGGGACGCCAGATCACCGGCATCGCCGCGCTCGGCCTGATCGTCATGCTCATCTCGGGCCTCGTGCTGCGCTGGCCGCGCCGCGCCGGCAGCGTGAAGATGTGGCTGAAGCCAAATCTCGACCTCAGCGGCCGCGGCCTGCACCGTTCGCTGCACGCGGTGATCGGCACCTGGGTGTTGCCGGTCTATCTGGTGATGACGCTGACCGGGCTGTGGTACTCGTTCGACTGGTACAAGGATGGGGTGGTCTGGCTGCTGTCGCGCCCAGACGTCACTGCTGCGAAGTTGCAACCCAAGATGTCCGCAAAGGCGCCGCGCGCAGCCGGCCAGGCCGAGCCGGCTCAGCCGGTCGGATTCGATCGTGCATGGACGACGCTCCAGCATGAGGAAGGCAAACATTTTTCCAAAGCGTTGCTGACGCTGCCCGCCGGACCCGGCACGGTCATCCGGATCCGGTCGTGGCCGAAGGATTCGACGCTCGATACCACGCGCGACGAATTCCGCGTGGATGCGGTCACGGGGCAGGTGATCTCGGCGGAGCGCTATGCCGACAAGACGGTTGGCGAGAAGATCATCGCGAATGTGCTCGACATCCATCGCGGTGCGTTCCTGGGCTGGCCGGGCAAGCTCGCCTTCATGATTGCAGCAGCGTTGATGCCGCTGTTCTCGGTCACCGGCATTTTGCTCTATCTGTCGCGCCGCAGGCTGCGGCGTCCCGCGCAGCCGCCGCTTGGCCGGCTGGTTCCGGGCGAGTGA
- the serA gene encoding phosphoglycerate dehydrogenase, whose protein sequence is MPAPGQSPERNAKALLLEGVNDSAVDLFRSAGFTNVERLTKALDGEDLGRALKGVSLLGIRSRTQITDEVLAAADGLLAVGCFSVGTNQVDLLAARKRGIPVFNAPFSNTRSVAELVIGEIVMLLRRIFPRSVSAHEGGWDKSATGSREVRGRTLGIIGYGNIGSQLSTLAEAIGMRVIYFDRTDKLRHGNTEPVEKLEELLAQSDVVSLHVPETPETSGMIGETELRAMKSGSFLINNSRGTVVDLDALAGALRNGHLAGAAIDVFPVEPSSNSDRFKSPVQGLENVILTPHIGGSTEEAQERIGGEVARKLVDYFITGSTMGAVNFPEVQLHLRPAGARFSHVHRNVPGMLRRLNEVFLQRDINIVAQYLETAGDLGYVVLDADLAGQDSDALLQQIRALDGTVGARLVFEH, encoded by the coding sequence ATGCCAGCCCCAGGCCAAAGCCCCGAGCGGAACGCGAAGGCGCTGTTGCTCGAAGGCGTCAATGACAGCGCTGTCGACTTGTTCCGGAGCGCGGGCTTCACCAATGTCGAGCGGTTGACCAAGGCGCTGGACGGCGAAGACCTGGGGCGCGCGCTGAAGGGCGTGTCGCTGCTCGGTATCCGCTCGCGCACCCAGATCACCGATGAGGTGCTCGCGGCTGCGGACGGGCTTCTCGCGGTCGGCTGCTTCAGCGTCGGCACAAACCAGGTCGATCTCCTGGCGGCGCGCAAGCGCGGCATTCCCGTGTTCAACGCGCCGTTCTCCAACACGCGCAGCGTCGCCGAGCTCGTGATCGGCGAGATCGTGATGCTGCTACGGCGCATCTTCCCGCGCTCGGTGTCGGCGCATGAGGGCGGCTGGGACAAGTCGGCGACCGGCAGCCGCGAGGTGCGCGGCCGCACGCTCGGCATCATCGGCTACGGTAATATCGGCTCGCAGCTGTCGACGCTGGCCGAAGCGATCGGCATGCGCGTGATCTATTTCGACCGTACCGACAAGCTTCGCCACGGCAACACCGAGCCGGTCGAGAAGCTGGAAGAGCTGCTGGCGCAGAGCGATGTCGTCAGCCTTCACGTGCCCGAGACGCCGGAGACATCAGGCATGATCGGCGAGACGGAGCTGCGGGCGATGAAATCAGGCTCGTTCCTGATCAACAACAGCCGCGGCACCGTGGTCGATCTCGATGCGCTCGCGGGCGCCCTGCGGAACGGCCATCTCGCCGGCGCAGCCATTGACGTGTTTCCGGTCGAGCCGTCGTCGAACTCGGATCGCTTCAAGAGCCCGGTGCAGGGCCTCGAGAACGTCATCCTCACCCCGCATATCGGCGGCTCGACCGAGGAGGCGCAGGAGCGCATCGGCGGCGAGGTCGCGCGAAAACTGGTCGACTATTTCATCACGGGATCGACCATGGGCGCGGTGAATTTCCCGGAGGTGCAGCTGCACTTGCGTCCCGCCGGTGCGCGCTTCAGCCATGTCCATCGCAACGTGCCGGGCATGCTGCGGCGGCTCAACGAGGTCTTTCTCCAGCGCGACATCAACATCGTCGCGCAATACCTGGAGACCGCCGGCGACCTCGGCTACGTCGTGCTCGACGCCGACCTGGCAGGCCAGGATTCAGATGCATTGCTTCAGCAGATCCGCGCGCTCGACGGAACGGTCGGCGCGCGGCTGGTGTTCGAGCACTAG
- a CDS encoding GntR family transcriptional regulator yields the protein MRSLKLDTPKSLSQRVVLRLRQAIIDGEFALGAAISEEMVANSFGVSRTPVREAMGQLQAQGLVVIRPQVGSFVFTPSADDITALCTFRIALEPKAAELAFRHDRDGAIATMSEAIAAMEPAIAAKDNIAYGRADAGFHEGLFAHCSNRYLIESYQLVSGRVAALRTNLTSPIDVRTRSSFDEHRKLLDLFALGEFAAFEALMTTHITNSGLVYAKALKVEALKVEALKVD from the coding sequence ATGCGATCGCTCAAGCTCGATACGCCGAAATCGCTGTCGCAGCGGGTGGTGCTGCGGCTGCGCCAGGCCATCATCGACGGCGAGTTCGCGCTCGGCGCCGCCATCTCCGAGGAGATGGTGGCGAATTCCTTCGGCGTCAGCCGCACGCCGGTGCGCGAGGCGATGGGCCAGTTGCAGGCGCAGGGCCTGGTCGTGATCCGGCCGCAGGTCGGCAGCTTCGTGTTCACGCCGAGCGCGGACGACATCACTGCGCTCTGCACCTTCCGGATCGCGCTCGAGCCCAAGGCCGCCGAGCTCGCGTTTCGTCACGATCGCGACGGCGCGATTGCGACGATGAGCGAGGCAATCGCGGCGATGGAGCCGGCGATCGCGGCGAAGGACAACATCGCCTATGGCCGCGCCGATGCGGGCTTTCACGAAGGATTGTTCGCGCATTGCAGCAACCGCTATCTCATCGAATCCTACCAGCTCGTCTCCGGCCGCGTCGCGGCGCTGCGCACCAATCTGACGTCGCCGATCGACGTGCGCACCCGCTCGTCCTTCGACGAGCATCGCAAGCTGCTCGATCTGTTCGCGCTCGGCGAGTTCGCGGCCTTCGAAGCACTGATGACAACGCACATCACCAATTCCGGCCTGGTCTACGCCAAGGCCTTGAAAGTGGAGGCCTTGAAAGTGGAGGCGCTGAAGGTGGACTGA
- a CDS encoding extracellular solute-binding protein: MAVRHKAIAVLIAAASACLAATGASRAEEITLYSTREVALVEPVVAAFTEASGVKVKIVFVEDSLVKRLVSEGDTSPADLLMTIGLDKTTQLSTRGLTQAFTSSRLNQVVPPNLRGNGTQWLALSVRPRVAFVRKDSALASIDYEDLSDPRWRGKPCMRSPLHQNNVALVAAYLVHHGEAATEAWLAGLKANLAHKPDGKDNDVIREIAQGTCKIGIGNTVALAQLRDGREGADWRAWAMEVKAVPSTFRGGGTHVNLTGAAIAKQAPHPALARQFLEFLVTPAAQRIFAAAELEYPVLAAAERAPIVAEMGTFIADATSIDQIAARQQAAISLIKKVGFDE; this comes from the coding sequence ATGGCGGTGCGGCACAAAGCCATCGCGGTCCTGATCGCGGCGGCGTCTGCCTGCCTTGCTGCCACAGGTGCGAGCCGCGCCGAGGAGATCACGCTCTATTCGACCAGGGAGGTTGCCCTGGTCGAGCCTGTCGTTGCGGCCTTCACGGAAGCCAGCGGCGTCAAGGTGAAAATCGTCTTCGTCGAGGACAGTCTCGTCAAGCGCTTGGTATCGGAAGGTGACACGTCGCCTGCCGACCTATTGATGACGATCGGGCTGGACAAGACGACCCAGCTCTCCACCCGCGGTCTGACGCAAGCCTTCACGTCGTCGCGTCTCAACCAGGTCGTCCCTCCAAATCTTCGTGGTAACGGTACGCAATGGCTTGCGCTTTCCGTCCGACCGCGTGTTGCATTTGTGCGCAAGGACAGCGCGCTTGCTTCGATCGACTATGAAGACCTCTCCGATCCCAGATGGCGCGGCAAGCCCTGCATGCGCTCGCCGCTGCATCAGAACAATGTCGCGCTGGTTGCGGCCTATCTCGTCCATCACGGCGAGGCCGCGACGGAGGCCTGGCTCGCGGGCCTGAAGGCCAATCTCGCCCACAAGCCTGATGGCAAGGACAACGACGTGATCCGCGAGATCGCGCAAGGCACGTGCAAGATCGGCATCGGCAACACCGTGGCATTGGCGCAATTGCGCGACGGACGCGAAGGGGCCGACTGGCGTGCCTGGGCGATGGAGGTCAAGGCGGTGCCATCAACATTTAGGGGCGGCGGCACGCATGTGAACCTCACCGGCGCGGCTATCGCGAAACAGGCGCCGCATCCGGCGTTGGCGCGACAATTCCTCGAATTCCTTGTCACGCCGGCAGCGCAGCGGATCTTTGCCGCTGCCGAGTTGGAATACCCCGTGCTTGCAGCAGCGGAGCGTGCACCGATCGTTGCCGAAATGGGCACGTTCATCGCCGATGCAACGTCGATCGACCAGATCGCCGCACGTCAGCAGGCCGCGATCTCGCTTATCAAGAAGGTTGGCTTCGATGAGTAG
- a CDS encoding FAD-binding oxidoreductase: MNMVSPIERPDQLLGALRDKLGAAAVLIGTDVPARNCNDWSASLPQTPLAVIRPVDAQGVADAIATCRQARLPFVPQGGLTGLCRGASPEPGWVAISLERMTGIEEIDRASMTMTVKSGTPLETIQKAADEAGFFFPLDLGSRGSCAIGGNLSTNAGGNRVIRYGMTRELVLGLEVALPDGTIITSLNKLMKNNAGYDLKHLFIGSEGTLGIITRVVLRLFPKPRSTMAALCALKDYAAVIALLDAARSGLGPLLSAFEVMWPDYWDVITNRAGVKPPVAAGHGLYVLVEAQGTDESLDAPRFQAWLEELMERGLLADAAVAQSLAQTQAFWRVRDICAEFGQVLGPHISYDIGLAVARMDEFVTRCKAALADGIKGCESVYYGHIGDGNLHLVSWVTGLSVEQQPKEEMDAIIYGLVRELGGSVSAEHGIGTLKKKWLGHARSEAEIALMRTLKAALDPDHLLNPGKVI; this comes from the coding sequence ATGAACATGGTGAGCCCCATTGAGCGGCCCGATCAGTTGCTTGGCGCCTTGCGCGACAAGCTCGGCGCGGCCGCCGTGCTGATCGGCACCGACGTGCCCGCGCGCAATTGCAACGACTGGAGCGCGAGCCTGCCGCAAACGCCGCTTGCGGTGATCCGGCCGGTCGATGCGCAAGGCGTTGCCGATGCGATTGCGACCTGCCGGCAGGCGCGGCTGCCCTTCGTGCCGCAGGGTGGATTGACCGGACTCTGCCGCGGCGCCTCGCCCGAACCGGGCTGGGTCGCGATCTCGCTCGAGCGCATGACCGGCATCGAGGAGATCGATCGGGCGTCGATGACGATGACGGTGAAATCGGGCACGCCGCTGGAGACGATCCAGAAGGCCGCCGACGAAGCCGGTTTCTTCTTTCCGCTCGATCTCGGCTCGCGCGGCTCCTGCGCGATCGGCGGCAATCTCTCCACCAATGCCGGCGGCAACCGCGTGATCCGCTACGGCATGACGCGCGAACTGGTGCTCGGCCTGGAGGTGGCGCTGCCCGACGGCACCATCATCACCAGCCTCAACAAGCTGATGAAGAACAACGCGGGCTATGACCTCAAGCATCTCTTCATCGGCTCCGAAGGCACGCTCGGCATCATCACCCGCGTGGTGTTGCGGCTGTTCCCGAAACCGCGCTCGACCATGGCGGCGCTGTGCGCGCTGAAGGACTATGCCGCGGTGATCGCCCTGCTCGATGCCGCGCGAAGCGGGCTCGGGCCGCTGCTGTCGGCATTCGAGGTGATGTGGCCGGACTATTGGGACGTGATCACGAATCGCGCCGGGGTGAAGCCACCGGTCGCCGCAGGCCACGGCCTCTACGTGCTCGTCGAGGCCCAAGGCACCGACGAGAGCCTGGATGCACCGCGTTTCCAGGCCTGGCTCGAAGAGCTGATGGAGCGCGGGCTGCTCGCAGATGCCGCCGTCGCGCAATCGCTGGCGCAGACGCAGGCGTTCTGGCGCGTGCGCGACATCTGCGCCGAGTTCGGCCAGGTGCTGGGTCCGCACATCTCCTACGACATCGGGCTTGCGGTGGCGCGGATGGACGAGTTCGTCACCCGCTGCAAGGCCGCGCTCGCCGATGGAATCAAGGGATGCGAGAGCGTCTATTACGGCCATATCGGCGACGGCAATCTGCATCTCGTGTCCTGGGTCACCGGTCTTTCCGTCGAGCAGCAGCCGAAGGAAGAGATGGACGCGATCATCTACGGCCTGGTGCGCGAGCTGGGCGGCAGCGTCTCCGCCGAACACGGCATCGGCACGCTGAAGAAGAAGTGGCTGGGCCACGCCAGGAGCGAAGCCGAGATCGCGTTGATGCGGACGCTGAAGGCCGCGCTCGATCCCGATCACCTGCTCAATCCCGGCAAGGTGATCTGA
- a CDS encoding TonB-dependent siderophore receptor, translated as MKVRALVDGQRVSGHRHHAGKSRAGLFLGAAVLLVESPSNTTTAQAQSALPPVTVEAPVQRPKPARASESPQRRTQAAARQRSRNAAAPAAPTISERAAAAAAAQQAAKLGYRAMPSSTTLRSGASPLDTSQAVNIVPEQVLKDQLPRNIDDALINVSGITQTNTLAGSQDAVIRRGFCDNRDGSIMRNGMPLVQGRSFNPAVESVEVLKGPASLLYGIMDPGGIVNTISKRPELYQHSSVTLLGSAFSASKTGADGLLDVTGPIGDQGLAYRFIGYGVSEDYWRNFGRHREMLVAPSLAWYGQDTTVQLNYEHREFIYPFDRGTAFNPVTKAPLAVPSTRRLDEPFNNTWGTSDLMQASVEHRFNQDWKLYAGYSYNTETFSANQLRISTLNFTTGVETRSNDGTQGSLSNASYGTSYISGSFWLGNMRNEVVFGGDGQYRTIYRDNLIRQATPAINVYNPVYGLVGPGTTVSNSDSAQTDKLGQWSLFFQDTLHLTERFALVGGVRYMDYDQIAGRGKPFITNTNVSQDKVLPLGGAILKLTEEVSLYASYTESLKPNSTIAPIGIVIDSNVAPEEGVSYETGVKFDLNKRISGTLALYDLDKKNVQTTKTNSAGVVELHTVGRARSRGVELDVTGRLTDSWALIGSYGYTDARVTASEDRSLYGMKLQNVALNTASLYLVYDFGTALPGQLRLGGGARYVGDRPGDAINSFFLPSYVVADIFATYETKYQNAPVIYQLNVKNLFDTVYYPSAVNNLNVAIGDARRVSLSATVKF; from the coding sequence ATGAAAGTGCGTGCCCTCGTGGATGGCCAACGCGTCAGCGGCCATCGTCATCATGCCGGCAAGAGCCGTGCAGGTCTTTTCCTCGGCGCAGCGGTGCTGCTCGTCGAATCCCCCTCGAACACGACGACCGCGCAGGCGCAGTCAGCGCTGCCGCCGGTGACAGTGGAAGCGCCGGTGCAGCGGCCGAAGCCGGCCCGCGCATCTGAATCGCCCCAGCGCCGGACGCAAGCCGCCGCGCGCCAGCGCAGCCGGAATGCCGCCGCACCAGCAGCACCGACAATATCGGAACGTGCGGCAGCCGCGGCCGCCGCGCAGCAGGCTGCCAAGCTCGGTTACCGCGCGATGCCGAGTTCGACCACACTGCGCAGCGGCGCCTCGCCCCTCGATACCTCGCAGGCGGTCAACATCGTGCCTGAACAGGTGTTGAAGGACCAGCTCCCGCGGAACATCGACGATGCGCTCATCAACGTCTCCGGCATCACTCAGACCAACACGCTCGCCGGCAGCCAGGACGCGGTGATCCGCCGCGGCTTCTGCGATAATCGTGATGGTTCGATCATGCGCAACGGCATGCCGCTGGTGCAGGGCCGCAGCTTCAATCCCGCGGTCGAAAGCGTCGAGGTGCTGAAGGGGCCGGCCTCGCTGCTCTACGGCATCATGGATCCCGGCGGCATCGTCAACACCATCAGCAAGCGGCCGGAGCTCTATCAGCACAGCTCGGTCACGCTGCTCGGCTCGGCATTCAGTGCCTCGAAAACCGGGGCCGACGGCCTGCTCGACGTTACCGGTCCGATCGGCGATCAGGGCCTTGCCTATCGCTTCATCGGCTACGGCGTCAGCGAGGATTACTGGCGCAATTTCGGCCGTCACCGCGAGATGCTGGTCGCACCGTCGCTGGCCTGGTACGGCCAGGACACGACGGTCCAGCTCAATTACGAGCATCGTGAATTCATCTATCCGTTCGACCGCGGCACGGCGTTCAATCCGGTGACCAAGGCGCCGCTCGCGGTGCCTTCCACGCGCCGGCTCGATGAGCCCTTCAACAACACCTGGGGCACCTCGGACTTGATGCAAGCCTCGGTCGAGCACCGCTTCAACCAGGATTGGAAGCTTTACGCCGGCTACAGCTACAACACCGAAACCTTCAGCGCCAACCAGCTCCGCATCTCCACCCTCAACTTCACGACGGGCGTCGAGACGCGCAGCAACGACGGCACGCAGGGCTCGCTCAGCAATGCCAGCTACGGAACGTCGTACATTTCCGGCAGCTTCTGGCTCGGCAATATGCGCAACGAGGTGGTATTCGGCGGCGACGGCCAGTATCGCACCATCTACCGCGACAATCTGATCCGGCAGGCCACTCCCGCCATCAACGTCTACAATCCCGTCTACGGGCTGGTCGGACCGGGCACGACGGTGTCGAACAGCGATAGCGCACAGACCGACAAGCTCGGCCAATGGTCGCTGTTCTTCCAGGACACCCTGCATCTCACCGAACGGTTCGCGCTGGTCGGCGGCGTCCGTTACATGGACTACGACCAGATCGCCGGGCGCGGGAAACCGTTCATCACCAATACCAACGTGTCGCAAGACAAGGTGCTTCCCCTCGGCGGCGCCATTCTCAAGCTGACCGAGGAAGTCTCGCTGTATGCGAGCTACACCGAGTCGCTGAAGCCGAACTCGACCATTGCACCGATCGGCATCGTGATCGACTCCAATGTCGCGCCGGAAGAAGGCGTGTCATACGAGACCGGCGTGAAGTTCGATCTGAACAAGCGTATCTCCGGTACGCTGGCGCTCTACGATCTCGACAAGAAGAACGTGCAGACGACGAAGACGAACAGCGCTGGCGTGGTGGAACTCCATACCGTCGGCCGCGCCCGCTCGCGCGGCGTCGAGCTGGACGTGACCGGCAGGCTCACCGACAGTTGGGCCCTGATCGGCAGCTATGGCTATACCGACGCGCGGGTGACGGCATCCGAAGATCGGTCGCTCTACGGCATGAAGCTGCAGAACGTCGCGCTGAACACGGCCTCGCTCTATCTGGTCTATGATTTCGGTACAGCTTTGCCGGGCCAGCTCCGCCTCGGCGGCGGCGCGCGCTATGTCGGCGACCGTCCCGGTGATGCGATCAACAGCTTCTTCTTGCCGTCCTATGTGGTCGCCGATATTTTCGCGACCTATGAGACGAAATACCAGAACGCGCCGGTGATCTATCAGCTCAACGTCAAGAACCTGTTCGACACCGTCTATTATCCCTCCGCCGTCAACAATCTGAACGTCGCGATCGGCGATGCGCGCCGCGTGTCGCTGTCGGCAACGGTGAAGTTCTAG
- a CDS encoding rhodanese-like domain-containing protein yields the protein MKLPTVTPADIRRALLLREEIALLDLRYEAGFATGHPLFAANMAADRIAIEAELRLPRKDVAIVLYDDGEGLVATGAERLAALGYTNVSALEGGLKAWRDAGYQVFEDVNSYSKAFGELVEARRHTPSFSADEVAKLIADKANIAILDVRRFDEYATMNIPGSVSVPGAELVLRAGQAAPDPETTIIVNCAGRTRSIIGTQSLINAGVPNKVRALRNGTIGWTLARHALDHGADRRGAIGPFEGGPANARDVAYRAGVRHIGANEAKALAAQTDRTLYRFDVRDAEEFAAGHLPGYRHYPGGQLVQETDMAAPVRGARILLTDDQGVRADMTASWLAQMGWEVYVLEGGYEGELEVGPPRVLPKPDPAHRYRRPYEGTGVAERAMQAYLDWEYGLVEQLRLDGTHGFYVI from the coding sequence ATGAAGCTCCCCACCGTCACCCCCGCCGATATCCGCCGCGCGCTGCTGCTCCGCGAGGAGATCGCGCTGCTCGATCTCAGGTACGAGGCCGGCTTCGCCACCGGGCATCCGCTTTTTGCCGCCAACATGGCCGCGGACCGGATCGCGATCGAGGCCGAGCTGCGGTTGCCACGCAAGGACGTCGCGATCGTGCTCTATGATGATGGCGAGGGACTTGTTGCAACCGGCGCCGAGCGGCTTGCCGCGCTCGGCTACACCAATGTCAGCGCGCTCGAAGGCGGGCTGAAGGCCTGGCGCGATGCGGGCTATCAGGTGTTCGAGGACGTCAATTCCTATTCCAAGGCATTCGGCGAACTGGTCGAGGCACGCCGCCACACGCCGTCGTTCAGCGCCGACGAGGTGGCAAAGCTGATCGCGGACAAGGCCAACATCGCCATCCTCGATGTTCGCCGCTTCGACGAATATGCGACCATGAACATTCCGGGCTCGGTCAGCGTGCCCGGCGCTGAGCTGGTGCTGCGCGCAGGACAGGCCGCGCCCGACCCTGAGACCACCATCATCGTCAATTGCGCCGGGCGCACGCGCTCGATCATCGGCACGCAGTCGCTGATCAATGCCGGCGTGCCCAACAAGGTGCGGGCGCTGCGCAACGGCACGATCGGCTGGACGCTGGCGCGGCACGCGCTCGATCACGGCGCCGACCGGCGCGGTGCGATCGGGCCGTTCGAGGGGGGCCCGGCCAATGCCCGCGACGTCGCCTATCGCGCAGGTGTTCGCCACATCGGCGCGAACGAGGCGAAAGCGCTCGCGGCGCAGACCGATCGCACGCTCTATCGTTTCGACGTACGCGACGCAGAGGAGTTTGCGGCCGGTCATCTCCCGGGCTACCGGCATTATCCCGGCGGGCAGCTCGTTCAGGAAACCGACATGGCCGCACCCGTGCGCGGCGCGCGTATCCTCCTGACCGACGACCAGGGCGTGCGTGCCGACATGACGGCATCCTGGCTCGCCCAGATGGGCTGGGAGGTCTACGTCCTCGAAGGCGGCTACGAGGGTGAGCTCGAGGTCGGCCCGCCGCGCGTGCTGCCGAAGCCCGATCCGGCGCATCGCTACCGCCGGCCCTATGAGGGCACTGGCGTCGCCGAGCGCGCGATGCAGGCCTATCTCGACTGGGAATACGGTCTCGTCGAGCAACTCCGGCTCGACGGTACGCACGGGTTTTACGTCATTTGA